A window of the Lolium perenne isolate Kyuss_39 chromosome 7, Kyuss_2.0, whole genome shotgun sequence genome harbors these coding sequences:
- the LOC127311704 gene encoding NAC domain-containing protein 7, with product MSSSMQPQVPPGFRFHPTDEELVDYYLRKKVASRRIDLNVIKDVDLYKIEPWDLQEKCRIGPEEEQSDWYFFSHKDKKYPTGTRTNRATAAGFWKATGRDKPIYAKHCLVGMRKTLVYYKGRAPNGQKSDWIMHEYRLETNENGPPQEEGWVVCRVFKKRLPTTRRDLDHDAPCWYVDDDGPFMHDLNSPMRGMPPHHSMALQEQHLHMLNNTYKREFKLQYQMPNHHHVLNTIPHELEIPSSFHSLLASPNDHQINVHHAHHHHVQLIDHSVDDQAATDWRVLDKFVASQLSNDAAKGVAYTDEGDILRLNEKVQEVTTDYASTSTSSSQVDPWK from the exons ATGAGTAGCAGTATGCAGCCGCAGGTTCCTCCAGGTTTTCGGTTCCACCCGACCGACGAGGAACTGGTGGATTACTACCTCCGGAAGAAGGTGGCCTCAAGAAGGATTGACCTAAACGTCATAAAAGATGTTGATCTCTACAAGATAGAGCCATGGGATCTCCAAG AGAAATGTAGGATAGGGCCTGAGGAGGAGCAGAGCGATTGGTACTTCTTCAGCCACAAGGACAAGAAATATCCGACAGGGACTCGGACGAACCGCGCAACCGCAGCTGGGTTCTGGAAGGCGACCGGGAGGGACAAGCCTATCTATGCCAAGCACTGCTTGGTTGGCATGAGGAAGACCCTCGTGTATTACAAGGGCAGAGCTCCCAATGGCCAGAAATCCGATTGGATCATGCATGAGTACCGCCTTGAGACCAATGAGAATGGCCCTCCGCAG GAAGAAGGATGGGTAGTGTGCAGGGTGTTCAAGAAGAGATTACCAACAACAAGAAGAGATCTAGACCATGATGCACCGTGCTGGTACGTCGACGATGATGGGCCCTTCATGCATGATCTTAACTCTCCGATGAGAGGAATGCCCCCTCACCACAGCATGGCACTGCAAGAACAACACCTCCACATGCTAAACAATACCTACAAGCGAGAATTCAAGCTACAGTACCAAATGCCAAACCATCATCATGTTCTCAACACCATTCCTCATGAGCTAGAGATCCCTTCCAGCTTCCATTCTCTTTTGGCATCACCAAATGATCACCAAATCAATGTGCACCATGCACACCACCACCATGTTCAACTTATTGACCATTCCGTGGACGACCAAGCAGCAACTGACTGGAGAGTACTGGACAAATTTGTTGCATCCCAGCTTAGTAACGATGCAGCCAAGGGTGTAGCCTATACGGATGAAGGAGACATTCTTCGGCTCAATGAGAAGGTGCAAGAGGTGACTACTGATTACGCTTCGACATCAACATCGAGCAGTCAAGTTGATCCGTGGAAGTGA